In Montipora capricornis isolate CH-2021 chromosome 4, ASM3666992v2, whole genome shotgun sequence, a single genomic region encodes these proteins:
- the LOC138045032 gene encoding protein transport protein Sec23A-like, translated as MTTYQDFINQNEDRDGVRFSWNVWPSSRLEATRMVVPIGCMLTPLKERPELPPICYDPVLCTRNTCRAVLNPFCQVDYRSKVWHCNFCFQRNAFPPQYAGITEQHQPAELIPQFSTIEYTLQRGGGSGPLIYLIVLDTCMDDEDFQAVKESLQMSLSLMPPNALVGLITFGKMVHVHELGCEGCSKSYVFRGTKELSAKQIQDMLGLGGSSRGQQPQMRGGPVPPQQQQPGGDSFNRFLQPVHKCDMSLTDLLGELQRDPWPVATGKRPLRSTGAALSIAVGLLECTYPNTGGRIMLFMGGPGTQGPGMVVDNELKNPMRSHHDLEKDNARYVRKAIKHYEALSRRAAENGHVVDIFACQLDQTGLHEIKSFPNVTGGCMVMGDSFNTALFKQTFQRVFAKDMRGEFKMAFGATLEVKTSRELKLSGAIGPCISMDRKGPNVSETEIGVGGTCAWKLCGLDPQTTVAVFFEIVNQHTAPVPQGGRGCIQFITQYQHSSGQRRVRVTTCARNWVDSTNIQHITMSFDQEAAAVMMSRIAVFRAEGDDGPDVLRWLDRMLIRLCQKFGEYHKDDPGSFRLAENFSLYPQFMFHLRRSQFLQVFNNSPDETAYYRHILNREDVTNSLIMIQPILYSYSFQGPPEPVLLDSSSILPDRILLLDTFFQILIYHGETIAQWKKAGYQNDPQYESFRGLLQGPVDDAGEILQVRFPMPRYIETEHNGSQARFLLSKVNPSQTHNNMFAWGQDAGGAPVLTDDVSLQVFMEHLKKLAVSNTS; from the exons atgACGACGTATCAAGACTTTATAAACCAAAACGAAGATCGTGATGGTGTTAGATTCAGTTGGAATGTGTGGCCTTCGAGCCGTTTGGAAGCTACTCGGATG GTTGTTCCCATTGGTTGTATGCTCACACCATTAAAGGAAAGGCCAGAGCTTCCTCCCATTTGCTATGATCCTGTTTTATGCACAAGAAACACTTGTAGGGCAGTTTTAAATCCCTTTTG TCAAGTGGACTACCGATCCAAAGTGTGGCACTGCAATTTTTGCTTTCAGCGAAACGCG TTCCCTCCCCAGTATGCTGGAATCACCGAGCAGCATCAACCAGCTGAGCTTATTCCACAGTTTTCCACCATAGAGTACACCTTGCAG CGAGGTGGTGGATCTGGGCCATTAATATACCTGATTGTATTGGACACCTGTATGGATGATGAAGATTTCCAGGCTGTTAAG GAATCACTGCAGATGTCTTTGAGTCTTATGCCACCAAATGCTTTAGTTGGGCTCATTACTTTTGGAAAAATG GTTCATGTTCATGAGCTTGGATGTGAAGGCTGTTCAAAGAGTTATGTATTCAGAGGAACTAAGGAACTCAGTGCTAAACAAATACAG GATATGCTTGGTTTGGGAGGCAGCAGCCGTGGGCAGCAGCCTCAGATGAGAGGGGGCCCTGTGCCACCCCAACAACAGCAACCAGGTGGCGATTCATTTAACAG ATTTCTCCAGCCAGTCCACAAATGTGACATGAGCCTGACTGATTTATTGGGAGAGCTTCAGCGAGATCCTTGGCCTGTTGCAACTGGAAAGAGACCACTTAGGTCAACTGGAGCagcgctatccattgcagttggTCTTTTGGAG TGTACCTATCCCAACACAGGTGGAAGGATAATGCTGTTTATGGGTGGGCCTGGGACACAG GGCCCAGGCATGGTTGTTGACAATGAATTGAAGAATCCAATGAGATCTCACCATGATCTTGAGAAAGATAATGCAAGATATGTCAGAAAAGCTATCAAG CATTATGAGGCACTGTCACGGCGTGCAGCTGAAAATGGCCATGTTGTGGATATATTTGCATGTCAGTTGGACCAAACTGGACTCCATGAGATAAAAAGCTTTCCTAATGTCACCGG CGGCTGCATGGTGATGGGTGACTCTTTCAACACAGCGCTATTTAAGCAAACCTTTCAAAGAGTTTTTGCAAAAGACATGCGTGGAGAATTCAAGATGGCATTTGGTGCAACCCTGGAAGTCAAG ACTTCAAGAGAGTTGAAGCTGTCAGGTGCTATTGGCCCTTGTATATCAATGGACAGAAAAGGGCCCAATGTCTCAGaaacg GAGATTGGAGTTGGAGGTACTTGTGCATGGAAACTGTGCGGCTTGGATCCACAGACAACTGTTGCAGTCTTTTTCGAAATTGTAAATCAG CATACAGCTCCAGTGCCTCAGGGTGGTCGAGGTTGTATACAATTTATCACACAGTATCAACACTCCAGCGGTCAACGGAGAGTGAGAGTCACAACGTGCGCACGCAACTGGGTAGATTCAACAAACATTCAACACATAACTATGAGTTTTGACCAGGAAGCAGCTGCTGTTATGATGAGTAGGATAGCTGTCTTTAG AGCCGAAGGTGATGACGGACCAGACGTGTTGCGGTGGTTAGATCGCATGCTCATAAGATTGTGTCAGAAGTTTGGTGAATACCACAAGGATGATCCCGGATCATTTCGTCTGGCAGAGAACTTCTCCTTATACCCTCAG TTCATGTTTCATTTGAGGCGTTCGCAATTCCTTCAAGTGTTTAATAACAGCCCGGATGAGACAGCTTACTATAG GCACATTTTAAACCGTGAAGATGTGACCAACTCGCTGATCATGATCCAGCCCATTCTGTACTCGTATTCATTCCAAGGACCACCTGAG cCTGTATTGCTTGACTCCAGTAGTATCTTGCCCGACAGAATTTTGCTCCTGGACACCTTCTTTCAGATCCTCATTTACCACGGAGAG ACAATTGCGCAGTGGAAAAAGGCCGGTTATCAGAATGACCCTCAATATGAAAGTTTCCGGGGTCTCCTGCAAGGTCCTGTTGATGATGCGGGTGAAATTTTACAGGTCCGCTTCCCAATGCCAAGATACATAGAAACAGAACACAATGGATCACAG GCTCGCTTTCTGCTGTCCAAAGTGAACCCATCTCAGACCCACAACAACATGTTTGCCTGGGGCCAGGATGCTGGAGGTGCTCCTGTACTGACTGATGACGTTAGTTTACAAGTCTTCATGGAACATCTTAAAAAGCTGGCTGTATCAAATACTTCCTAA
- the LOC138045035 gene encoding uncharacterized protein, with the protein MQDVLFSFTFLCIKLVSLLITWKTSMRPYIPFMVILFALFSSRGLGTKPEYHLRRELLAEKGEATKLRSREKLLREAPEKSRVLQRKGKLDKNITGTRRHLVEIHASEQYPRSSPLTKQLSPNELLSEFAAQYFSSRPPERKTNIFSRNVPDIENMSDEPRGDFDEVVTEEGTSSRITKQDAALLRRLMKNKKGLNLENSGRSFGKNQNKDKSAAGHHNVGKNHRGKSFEGHMRSQERSANAPNSLAEAQNKGQKRVKKVEEKLRKTLSQKNEDKKEQTDENDGEEDGMKNESGVPYEAEQLRHFLSKRFRYKNVQAQSLTLPHPIPNHVIAPIMPSFWVNQEPFETPVSRDPRPFGEIRDFQKQQIIIPRLQLAYPAQIPLFIAPQLWHLPVATTRFPLVVGPTFYQPPNRGSFSHSFLPALRGNQGYTINVNGMRGVFSKDPGFVVRFHSPDSEVTVVKKKSYLAAPIGWLSTLRSRSPFGRSN; encoded by the exons ATGCAAGACGTCTTATTCAGTTTCACGTTTCTTTGCATCAAACTGGTTAGTTTGTTGATAACGTGGAAAACATCCATGCGGCCTTATATCCCTTTCATGGTCATTTTGTTTGCACTTTTTTCGTCTAGAGGACTGGGGACAAAGCCAG AATATCATTTGAGGAGAGAATTACTAGCAGAAAAAGGTGAGGCGACAAAACTAAGAAGCCGTGAAAAATTGCTAAGAGAGGCACCAGAAAAATCAAGGGTACTACAGCGTAAGGGAAAATTGGACAAAAACATCACCGGCACAAGGCGACATTTGGTCGAAATACATGCTTCAGAACAATATCCGCGGAGCAGTCCACTGACAAAACAACTTTCACCAAATGAATTGCTAAGTGAGTTTGCAGCGCAGTATTTCTCATCACGGCCTCCTGAGAGAAAAACGAACATTTTCTCGCGAAATGTACCTGATATTGAGAATATGAGTGACGAGCCTCGCGGAGATTTCGATGAAGTTGTTACGGAGGAAGGTACATCGtctcgcatcacaaagcaagATGCGGCTTTGTTACGGAgactaatgaaaaataaaaaaggctTGAATTTGGAGAATTCTGGCCGATCATTTGGAAAAAATCAGAACAAGGATAAGTCTGCCGCAGGACACCACAATGTAGGAAAGAACCACAGAGGAAAGAGTTTTGAAGGTCATATGAGGAGTCAAGAAAGAAGTGCAAATGCCCCTAATAGTCTTGCAGAAGCACAGAATAAAGGTCAGAAGCGGGTAAAAAAGGTTGAAGAGAAGCTCCGTAAAACACTGTCTCAGAAAAATGAAGACAAAAAAGAACAGACAGACGAAAATGATGGTGAGGAGGATGGAATGAAAAATGAATCAGGAGTTCCATATGAAGCGGAACAACTGCGTCATTTTCTGAGCAAGAGGTTTCGATATAAAAACGTCCAAGCCCAATCCTTGACTCTGCCTCATCCAATACCGAATCACGTAATTGCACCAATCATGCCAAGCTTCTGGGTAAACCAAGAGCCATTTGAAACCCCGGTTAGCCGAGACCCGAGACCGTTTGGGGAGATTAGAGACTTCCAAAAGCAACAGATAATAATTCCGCGGTTGCAGCTTGCTTACCCTGCCCAAATCCCTCTGTTCATTGCGCCACAATTATGGCACCTTCCTGTAGCTACGACGAGGTTCCCTCTCGTTGTAGGCCCTACGTTCTATCAGCCTCCAAATAGGGGTTCATTTTCCCATTCGTTTCTCCCAGCACTAAGAGGAAACCAAGGATACACTATCAATGTAAACGGAATGAGGGGAGTTTTCTCAAAGGATCCTGGGTTTGTTGTAAGATTTCATTCCCCAGACAGCGAAGTGACGgtggtgaaaaagaagagtTACTTGGCTGCTCCAATCGGATGGTTGTCGACTTTGCGAAGCAGGTCACCATTTGGACGCAGCAATTAA